TCATCCGCCCGCAATATGCCATCCGCCGCCTGCATGAACTCGCCACCGCCACCGGGCGCGACACCTATGTCTCGACCGAGGTGGGGCAGCACCAGATGTGGGCGGCCCAGCATTTCGGCTTTGACAAGCCCAATCGCTGGCTGACCTCGGGCGGGCTTGGCACCATGGGCTATGGCCTGCCCGCCGCCGTGGGCGCGCAGATTGCCCATCCCGATGCGCTGGTGATCGACATTGCGGGTGAAGCCTCGACGCTGATGAACATCCAGGAACTTTCCACCATCGCGCAGTACCGCCTGCCGGTTAAGGTGTTCATTTTGAACAACCAGTATATGGGCATGGTGCGCCAGTGGCAGGAACTGCTGCATGACTCGCGCTATTCCGAGAGCTACAGCGCAGCGCTGCCCGATTTCGTTAAGCTGGCGGAAAGCTTTCATGGCAAGGGCCTGCGCGCGACCTGCATGGGCGAGCTTGATGGTGTGATTGCCGAGATGCTGGCCCATCCCGGCCCGGTGGTGGCGGATATATGCGTGGCGCAGGATGAAAACTGCTACCCCATGATCCCCTCGGGGGCAGCGCATAACCAGATGCTCCTCGGCCCCGATCAGGATGACGAGATCAGCGCCGAAGGCCGCATGCTGGTCTGATCGCGCCCCTGCCTGTAGCGCGCCGCACTACAGGTTTCTGTCCTTTCCTGCCGCCCCTGCCCTGCAGGGCGGCGCCCCAAGCAGTCAGGAAACACATCATGACCACGCAGCAGGAGAGCCCGGTCTCCGCGGTCATTTCCATTCAGGTCGAGAACGAGAGCGGCGCGCTGGCCCGCGTGATCGGCCTGTTCTCAGGTCGTGGATACAATATCGAGAGCCTGACCGTGGCTGCGGTGGATGAAACCCGCCGCCAGTCGCGCATCAATATCGTGACGACCGCGACCCCGCATGTGCTGTGCCAGATCCGCGCGCAGGTGGAGCGGCTGGTGCCGGTGTACCGCGTGGCGGTCATGACCGGGCGCGAACCGCACGTGGCGCGCGAGATGGCGCTCGTCAAGGTGATTGCCAGCGGCGAGCGCCGGGCCGACGCGCTGCGTATCGCGCAGGCCTTCCGCGCGCACCCGGTTGATGCCTCGGCCACCTCGTTCGTCTTTGAGCTGACCGGCGCGTCCGACAAGCTTGATGCCTTCATCGACCTCATGCGTCCCCTTGGCCTTGCCGAGGTGTCGCGCACGGGTATTGCCGCCATCGCCCGTGGGGCAGCAATCCTGTAAGGGTCGCGTTTTCTACTTCATCCGTTTTTCATTCCTCAAGGAGCAACACCATGCGCGTCTATTATGATCGCGATGCCGACGTGAACCTGATCAAGAGCAAGAAGGTTGCCATCATCGGCTACGGCAGCCAGGGCCATGCCCATGCCAACAACCTCAAGGACTCCGGCGTGACCGACATCGTTGTCGGCCTGCGCCCGGAATCGAAGGCCGTTGCCAAGGCCGAGGCCGCCGGCTTCAAGGTCATGACCCCCGCCGATGCCGCCAAGTGGGCCGATGTGGTGATGGTGCTGACCCCTGATGAGGGCCAGGGCGCGCTGTACAAGGAATCGCTGGAAAAGAACCTCAAGCAGGGCGCGGCCCTTGCCTTCGCGCATGGTCTGGCCATTCACTTCCGCATCATTGAGGCGCGTCCCGACCTTGATGTGTTCCTGATCGCGCCCAAGGGTCCTGGCCACACCGTGCGTTCGGAATACCAGAAGGGTGGCGGCGTGCCGTCGCTGGTGGCCGTGGCGCAGAATGCCTCGGGCAATGCGCTTGAAATCGCGCTGTCCTATGCTTCCGCCAACGGCGGTGGCCGTGCAGGCATCATCGAGACCACCTTCAAGGAAGAGGTCGAAACCGACCTGTTCGGCGAGCAGGCCGTGCTGTGCGGTGGTCTGGTCGAGCTGATCCGCGCGGGCTTCGAGACGCTGGTTGAAGCCGGTTACGCCCCCGAGATGGCCTATTTCGAGTGCCTGCACGAAATGAAGCTGATCGTCGACCTGATCTATGAAGGCGGCATCGCGAACATGAACTACTCCATCTCCAACACTGCGGAGTATGGTGAATACGTGTCCGGCCCGCGCGTGATCACGCCGGAAACCAAGGTCGAGATGAAGAAGATCCTGACCGACATTCAGGATGGCACCTTCGTGCGCAACTTCATCCTTGAAAACCAGTCCGGCAACATCGGCTTCAAGGCTACCCGTGC
This is a stretch of genomic DNA from Komagataeibacter xylinus. It encodes these proteins:
- the ilvC gene encoding ketol-acid reductoisomerase, which encodes MRVYYDRDADVNLIKSKKVAIIGYGSQGHAHANNLKDSGVTDIVVGLRPESKAVAKAEAAGFKVMTPADAAKWADVVMVLTPDEGQGALYKESLEKNLKQGAALAFAHGLAIHFRIIEARPDLDVFLIAPKGPGHTVRSEYQKGGGVPSLVAVAQNASGNALEIALSYASANGGGRAGIIETTFKEEVETDLFGEQAVLCGGLVELIRAGFETLVEAGYAPEMAYFECLHEMKLIVDLIYEGGIANMNYSISNTAEYGEYVSGPRVITPETKVEMKKILTDIQDGTFVRNFILENQSGNIGFKATRAHNNEHQIEKVGEKLRGMMSWIGKNKLVDKARN
- the ilvN gene encoding acetolactate synthase small subunit; translated protein: MTTQQESPVSAVISIQVENESGALARVIGLFSGRGYNIESLTVAAVDETRRQSRINIVTTATPHVLCQIRAQVERLVPVYRVAVMTGREPHVAREMALVKVIASGERRADALRIAQAFRAHPVDASATSFVFELTGASDKLDAFIDLMRPLGLAEVSRTGIAAIARGAAIL